A section of the Pimelobacter simplex genome encodes:
- a CDS encoding NAD-dependent malic enzyme, with amino-acid sequence MRLHTTVDHGVVGEVATAIASAGGMVTAIDVAESSAHRLTVDVTCSAADAEHALELQTAVAAVEGVEVHKVSDRTFLIHLGGKIEVASKVPLKTRDDMSLAYTPGVGRVSMAIAENPEDVRRLTIKGNAVAVVTDGSAVLGLGNIGPGAALPVMEGKAALFKRFGEIDAWPICLDTQDTDEIVRAVELIAPGFGGINLEDIAAPRCFEIEARLRERLDIPVFHDDQHGTAIVVLAALTNALRVVKKDVGVARVVVSGGGAAGTAIVKLLLAAGVQDVVVVDRTGALCADDAGLSPAHQELASLTNRERRTGGLQQVLEGADVFIGVSAPNILKPEWIATMAADPVVFALANPDPEVDPAQAAKYAAVVASGRSDFPNQINNVLAFPGVFRGLLDARAAEVTVEMMLRAAEAIALVVRDDELNASFIMPSVFHPEVHHAVAAAIAGSSAR; translated from the coding sequence ATGCGCCTGCACACCACCGTCGACCACGGTGTCGTGGGTGAGGTCGCCACCGCGATCGCGAGCGCGGGTGGCATGGTCACCGCGATCGACGTCGCGGAGTCCAGCGCGCACCGGCTCACCGTCGACGTCACCTGCTCGGCCGCGGACGCCGAGCACGCCCTCGAGCTGCAGACCGCGGTCGCCGCGGTCGAGGGCGTCGAGGTGCACAAGGTCTCCGACCGGACGTTCCTGATCCACCTCGGCGGCAAGATCGAGGTCGCCTCGAAGGTCCCGCTCAAGACCCGCGACGACATGTCGCTGGCCTACACGCCCGGCGTGGGGCGGGTCTCGATGGCGATCGCCGAGAACCCCGAGGACGTGCGCCGGCTCACCATCAAGGGCAACGCGGTCGCGGTCGTCACCGACGGCTCCGCGGTGCTCGGCCTGGGCAACATCGGCCCCGGCGCCGCGCTGCCGGTGATGGAGGGCAAGGCCGCGCTGTTCAAGCGGTTCGGCGAGATCGACGCCTGGCCGATCTGCCTCGACACCCAGGACACCGACGAGATCGTGCGTGCGGTCGAGCTGATCGCTCCCGGCTTCGGCGGCATCAACCTCGAGGACATCGCCGCGCCGCGCTGCTTCGAGATCGAGGCCCGGCTGCGCGAGCGGCTCGACATCCCCGTCTTCCACGACGACCAGCACGGGACGGCGATCGTCGTGCTCGCCGCGCTCACCAACGCGCTGCGCGTGGTCAAGAAGGACGTCGGCGTCGCGCGCGTGGTCGTCTCCGGTGGCGGCGCCGCGGGCACCGCGATCGTCAAGCTGCTCCTGGCCGCCGGTGTCCAGGACGTCGTCGTGGTCGACCGCACCGGTGCGCTGTGCGCCGACGACGCGGGCCTGTCCCCCGCGCACCAGGAGCTCGCCTCGCTGACCAACCGCGAGCGTCGTACCGGTGGGCTGCAGCAGGTGCTCGAGGGTGCCGACGTGTTCATCGGCGTCAGCGCCCCCAACATCCTCAAGCCCGAGTGGATCGCCACGATGGCCGCCGACCCGGTCGTCTTCGCGCTCGCCAACCCCGACCCCGAGGTCGACCCCGCGCAGGCCGCGAAGTACGCCGCCGTCGTCGCCTCGGGCCGCTCGGACTTCCCGAACCAGATCAACAACGTGCTCGCGTTCCCCGGTGTCTTCCGGGGCCTGCTCGACGCGCGGGCCGCCGAGGTGACCGTGGAGATGATGCTCCGCGCGGCCGAGGCGATCGCGCTCGTGGTGCGCGACGACGAGCTCAACGCGAGCTTCATCATGCCGTCGGTGTTCCACCCCGAGGTGCACCACGCGGTCGCCGCGGCGATCGCGGGCTCGTCCGCTCGCTAG
- a CDS encoding 2-isopropylmalate synthase, protein MTTYDWNRQRPSGMPSHRYRDVHDRVDVPLTERDWPTRRLTEAPLWVPVDLRDGNQALAEPMDPERKRRFFALLVAMGYKEIEVGYPSASQTDFDFVRLLAASDLAPPDVTIVVFTAARRDLVERTVESVRGLRNPVVIHLYTATAPTWRDVVLGHSREALKDLVLAGARDVLELSEGLPDVRFEFSPEVFNLTEPDYVLDVCDAVTALWEATPERPVILNLPATVEIATPNVYADQIEHMHKNLARRDSVILSVHPHNDRGTGVACAELAVLAGAQRVEGCVFGNGERTGNVDIATLALNLHAQGVDPMIDFSDIDEVRRTVEHCTRIEVHPRHPYVGTLVHTAFSGTHQDAIRKGFAEHRARAAAQGRAASEIDWRVPYLPVDPADLGRTYDEVIRVNSQSGKGGIGYVLEREHGVVLSREREIAFGRTVQRHADATGTEVSAAELGTLWERFAQGESGEG, encoded by the coding sequence ATGACCACCTACGACTGGAACCGCCAGCGTCCCTCGGGGATGCCGTCCCACCGCTACCGCGACGTCCACGACCGCGTCGACGTACCCCTGACCGAGCGGGACTGGCCCACGCGCCGGCTGACCGAGGCGCCCCTGTGGGTGCCGGTCGACCTGCGCGACGGCAACCAGGCCCTGGCCGAGCCGATGGATCCCGAGCGCAAGCGCCGCTTCTTCGCGCTGCTCGTCGCGATGGGCTACAAGGAGATCGAGGTCGGCTACCCGTCGGCCTCGCAGACCGACTTCGACTTCGTCCGGCTGCTCGCGGCCTCCGACCTGGCGCCGCCGGACGTGACGATCGTGGTGTTCACCGCGGCCCGCCGCGACCTGGTCGAGCGGACCGTGGAGTCCGTGCGGGGGCTGCGCAACCCCGTCGTCATCCATCTGTACACCGCGACCGCGCCGACCTGGCGCGATGTCGTCCTGGGGCACTCGCGCGAGGCGCTCAAGGACCTGGTCCTGGCCGGGGCGCGCGACGTCCTCGAGCTGAGCGAGGGACTGCCCGACGTCCGCTTCGAGTTCTCGCCCGAGGTCTTCAACCTGACCGAGCCCGACTACGTCCTCGACGTGTGCGACGCGGTCACCGCGCTGTGGGAGGCGACCCCGGAGCGCCCGGTGATCCTCAACCTGCCCGCCACGGTGGAGATCGCGACCCCCAACGTGTACGCCGACCAGATCGAGCACATGCACAAGAACCTCGCGCGCCGCGACAGCGTGATCCTCTCGGTGCACCCGCACAACGACCGCGGCACCGGCGTGGCCTGCGCCGAGCTCGCCGTCCTGGCCGGGGCGCAGCGGGTCGAGGGATGTGTGTTCGGCAACGGCGAGCGGACCGGCAACGTCGACATCGCCACCCTCGCGCTCAACCTGCACGCCCAGGGCGTCGACCCGATGATCGACTTCTCCGACATCGACGAGGTACGCCGCACGGTCGAGCACTGCACGCGGATCGAGGTGCACCCGCGGCACCCCTACGTCGGCACGCTGGTCCACACCGCCTTCAGCGGCACCCACCAGGACGCCATCCGCAAGGGCTTCGCCGAGCACCGCGCCCGTGCCGCCGCGCAGGGCCGGGCCGCGTCCGAGATCGACTGGCGGGTGCCGTACCTGCCGGTGGACCCGGCCGACCTCGGCCGCACCTACGACGAGGTGATCCGGGTCAACTCCCAGTCGGGCAAGGGCGGCATCGGCTACGTGCTGGAGCGCGAGCACGGCGTCGTGCTCTCGCGGGAGCGCGAGATCGCGTTCGGCCGGACGGTCCAGCGCCACGCCGACGCGACCGGCACGGAGGTCAGCGCCGCCGAGCTCGGCACGCTGTGGGAGCGCTTCGCGCAGGGGGAGTCCGGCGAGGGGTGA
- a CDS encoding aminopeptidase P family protein: MSAETPQNGPKTEQHDPAVPEAYAAFMRTGWDEREDDVERHPLADHAAVRRTRLAEAFPGERLVLPGGGYKVRAYDTDYRFRADTAHAYFSGNQTSDATLVVEPDGSAVLYARPRSTRDSDEFFRDRQYGALWAGKRPSAGELEAALGLTVKHVDELEADLARSAKTRVLRGVSAPVDALVPGDEGRDGELERVASEMRLVKDAWEIGELQAAVDATTLGFEDCVREWDRVVEHGERWLEGTFFRRARTMGNDLGYDSIVANGSHATTLHWIENSGAIVPGELILCDMGVEGANLYTADVTRTLPVSGTFSPLQRDLYTLVLRSQEAAIAALRPGAKFLAGHDAAMDVLAHGLDDLGLLPVPVEEALSPDSKVYARWTLHGVSHMLGMDVHDCGKAAPEAYREADLVEGMVLTVEPGLYFQADDLLVPEELRGIGIRIEDDVVVTADGVRNLSAALPRTPEAIEDWMATLRG; this comes from the coding sequence GTGAGCGCCGAGACCCCGCAGAACGGACCGAAGACCGAGCAGCACGACCCGGCCGTCCCGGAGGCCTATGCGGCCTTCATGCGGACGGGCTGGGACGAGCGCGAGGACGACGTCGAGCGCCATCCGCTCGCCGACCACGCGGCCGTTCGTCGTACCCGGCTGGCCGAGGCGTTCCCCGGCGAGCGCCTGGTGCTGCCCGGCGGCGGCTACAAGGTCCGCGCCTACGACACCGACTACCGCTTCCGCGCCGACACGGCCCACGCCTACTTCAGCGGCAACCAGACCTCCGACGCGACGCTGGTCGTCGAGCCCGACGGCTCCGCGGTGCTCTACGCCCGCCCGCGCTCGACGCGGGACAGCGACGAGTTCTTCCGCGACCGCCAGTACGGCGCCCTGTGGGCCGGCAAGCGCCCGTCCGCCGGCGAGCTCGAGGCCGCCCTCGGCCTGACCGTCAAGCACGTCGACGAGCTCGAGGCCGACCTCGCCCGCAGCGCCAAGACCCGCGTCCTGCGCGGCGTCTCGGCCCCGGTCGACGCGCTCGTCCCCGGCGACGAGGGGCGCGACGGCGAGCTCGAGCGGGTCGCCTCCGAGATGCGCCTGGTCAAGGACGCCTGGGAGATCGGCGAGCTGCAGGCCGCGGTCGACGCGACCACGCTCGGCTTCGAGGACTGCGTGCGCGAGTGGGACCGCGTCGTCGAGCACGGCGAGCGCTGGCTCGAGGGCACGTTCTTCCGCCGGGCGCGCACGATGGGCAACGACCTCGGCTACGACTCGATCGTCGCCAACGGCTCCCACGCGACGACGCTGCACTGGATCGAGAACTCGGGCGCGATCGTCCCCGGCGAGCTGATCCTGTGCGACATGGGCGTCGAGGGCGCCAACCTCTACACCGCCGACGTGACCCGCACCCTGCCGGTCTCCGGCACGTTCTCCCCCCTGCAGCGCGACCTCTACACGCTGGTGCTGCGCTCCCAGGAAGCCGCGATCGCCGCGCTCCGGCCGGGCGCGAAGTTCCTGGCCGGCCACGACGCCGCGATGGACGTGCTCGCCCACGGCCTCGACGACCTCGGCCTGCTGCCGGTCCCGGTCGAGGAGGCCCTCTCCCCCGACTCCAAGGTCTACGCCCGCTGGACCCTGCACGGCGTGAGCCACATGCTCGGCATGGACGTCCACGACTGCGGCAAGGCGGCCCCCGAGGCCTACCGCGAGGCGGACCTCGTCGAGGGCATGGTGCTGACCGTCGAGCCGGGCCTCTACTTCCAGGCCGACGACCTGCTCGTCCCCGAGGAGCTGCGCGGGATCGGCATCCGGATCGAGGACGACGTGGTGGTCACCGCCGACGGCGTCCGCAACCTCTCGGCCGCGCTGCCGCGCACCCCCGAGGCGATCGAGGACTGGATGGCCACGCTGCGCGGTTGA
- a CDS encoding universal stress protein — protein MADKIIVAGVDGSATAAAAAERAAVLAQALDARLHLISAFGKFESETVRIGSDTLMLSNETEAEKVATKAAGLLRTAYPGLTITTAAAEGKPGEALVSTAEALGAELIVVGNKRVQGIAGRVLGSIARDVAAHASCDVYVAHTHDRG, from the coding sequence GTGGCGGACAAGATCATCGTCGCAGGGGTCGACGGCAGTGCGACGGCGGCAGCGGCCGCGGAGCGGGCCGCCGTGCTCGCCCAGGCGCTCGACGCGCGCCTCCACCTGATCTCGGCGTTCGGCAAGTTCGAGTCCGAGACGGTGCGGATCGGCAGCGACACCCTGATGCTCAGCAACGAGACCGAGGCCGAGAAGGTCGCCACCAAGGCGGCGGGCCTGCTCCGTACGGCGTACCCGGGCCTCACGATCACCACGGCCGCCGCCGAGGGCAAGCCGGGCGAGGCGCTCGTCAGCACCGCCGAGGCGCTGGGCGCCGAGCTCATCGTCGTGGGCAACAAGCGGGTCCAGGGCATCGCCGGACGGGTCCTCGGCAGCATCGCGCGCGATGTCGCCGCGCACGCCTCGTGCGACGTCTACGTGGCCCACACCCACGACCGCGGCTGA
- a CDS encoding RNA polymerase sigma factor translates to MSPPRAPDPRHRFAELYRALYGDLVRFVQRRTGAEPGSAEDVVAEIFLVVWRRVADLPADDDAARAWVYGVARGHLLNTRRGDRRRQALAVRLAEAAPAPPASGDDDRTADAAARRVDLARAWKRLSAGHQEVITLTALDGLSAPRAAEVLGISPVAYRLRLSRARRALRLHLDHLPRTAPAAPERTSTP, encoded by the coding sequence ATGAGTCCACCCCGCGCCCCTGATCCACGCCACCGGTTCGCCGAGCTCTATCGGGCGCTCTACGGCGACCTGGTCCGGTTCGTGCAGCGCCGGACCGGGGCGGAGCCCGGGTCCGCCGAGGATGTCGTCGCCGAGATCTTCCTGGTCGTGTGGCGCCGCGTCGCCGACCTGCCCGCGGACGACGACGCCGCCCGTGCCTGGGTGTACGGCGTCGCGCGCGGTCACCTGCTCAACACCCGCCGCGGCGACCGGCGCCGGCAGGCGCTCGCGGTCCGGCTCGCCGAGGCGGCGCCGGCACCACCGGCGAGCGGCGACGACGACCGCACCGCCGACGCCGCCGCCCGGCGGGTGGACCTCGCCCGCGCCTGGAAGCGCCTCTCGGCGGGACACCAGGAGGTCATCACGCTGACCGCGCTCGACGGTCTGTCCGCGCCGCGGGCCGCGGAGGTGCTCGGCATCTCGCCGGTGGCCTACCGGCTGCGGCTCAGCCGGGCCCGCCGGGCGCTGCGCCTCCACCTCGACCACCTCCCGCGGACCGCGCCCGCGGCACCCGAAAGGACCTCCACGCCATGA
- a CDS encoding PrsW family intramembrane metalloprotease, with the protein MPAVRRNSVAFTVVVAVAVALGALLTLLVLALSGAPTITLLATALAALPVGPVLAAYLWLDRYEPEPRILLASGLAWGAFVATMAAIVIQGLGGLIVGFTDDASLAIAAPVIEEASKGLFLVLLLWWRRAEIDGVLDGIVYAGMVGVGFAFTENILYLAAAYDGTDGMGPGGIEAVTGTFVVRCIFSPFAHPLFTAFTGVGVGLAVASRRRSVRWLAPLGGYALAVLAHGVWNASTIFGFGSFAVVYVVIMAPAFIGMIALAWWSRETEAHVLRVSLTDAAQRGLLPATDIGWVVNLRARRQARQFARRMGGPDAERAMRDYQQAAIELGYLHHRLLRGTAPADWQVRGQDFLGRIQAARPQIAFPGQVVPQR; encoded by the coding sequence ATGCCAGCAGTCCGTCGCAACAGTGTTGCCTTCACGGTCGTCGTGGCCGTGGCGGTGGCGCTCGGAGCGCTGCTGACACTGCTCGTGCTCGCGCTCTCCGGCGCGCCGACGATCACGCTGCTGGCGACCGCGCTCGCCGCGCTGCCCGTCGGGCCCGTCCTGGCGGCGTACCTGTGGCTCGACCGCTACGAGCCCGAGCCGCGGATCCTCCTCGCCTCGGGCCTGGCCTGGGGCGCCTTCGTCGCCACGATGGCCGCCATCGTCATCCAGGGCCTCGGCGGGCTCATCGTCGGGTTCACCGACGACGCCTCGCTCGCGATCGCCGCGCCGGTCATCGAGGAGGCGAGCAAGGGCCTGTTCCTGGTCCTGCTGCTGTGGTGGCGCCGGGCCGAGATCGACGGGGTCCTCGACGGCATCGTCTACGCCGGCATGGTCGGCGTGGGCTTCGCGTTCACCGAGAACATCCTCTACCTCGCCGCGGCCTACGACGGCACCGACGGCATGGGGCCGGGCGGGATCGAGGCGGTGACCGGGACCTTCGTCGTCCGGTGCATCTTCAGCCCGTTCGCGCACCCGCTCTTCACTGCCTTCACCGGCGTCGGGGTCGGCCTCGCGGTCGCCTCGCGGCGCCGCTCCGTGCGCTGGCTCGCGCCGCTGGGCGGCTACGCCCTCGCCGTGCTCGCCCACGGCGTCTGGAACGCCTCCACGATCTTCGGCTTCGGCAGCTTCGCCGTGGTCTACGTCGTGATCATGGCGCCGGCGTTCATCGGCATGATCGCGCTGGCGTGGTGGTCGCGCGAGACCGAGGCGCACGTCCTCCGGGTCTCGCTCACCGACGCCGCCCAGCGCGGCCTGCTGCCGGCGACCGACATCGGCTGGGTGGTCAACCTCCGTGCGCGCCGCCAGGCCCGGCAGTTCGCGCGCCGGATGGGCGGACCCGACGCCGAGCGCGCGATGCGCGACTACCAGCAGGCCGCGATCGAGCTGGGCTACCTCCATCACCGGCTCCTGCGCGGCACCGCGCCGGCCGACTGGCAGGTGCGCGGACAGGACTTCCTCGGGCGGATCCAGGCAGCCCGGCCGCAGATCGCATTTCCCGGACAGGTGGTACCTCAGCGATGA